One window of Thermocoleostomius sinensis A174 genomic DNA carries:
- a CDS encoding response regulator transcription factor — MSTTLMGTILIVEDTLSEMELITHYLRESGYSVIGAVSAKEALNLAIEQKPDVIVTDIVMPGMSGFELCRNLKKNPATEKVPVVICTSKNQEIDRLWGMKQGADAYITKPFTREQLIRAIKSVAG; from the coding sequence ATGAGCACAACCTTGATGGGCACCATTTTAATTGTTGAAGATACCCTTTCCGAGATGGAATTGATCACCCATTATTTGCGAGAAAGCGGGTACAGCGTTATCGGTGCGGTGAGTGCCAAAGAGGCGTTGAATCTAGCGATCGAACAAAAACCAGATGTGATTGTGACAGATATTGTCATGCCTGGTATGAGTGGATTTGAATTATGTCGCAACTTAAAAAAGAACCCGGCCACGGAAAAAGTTCCCGTGGTCATTTGTACATCTAAGAATCAGGAAATCGATCGGCTTTGGGGAATGAAACAAGGGGCCGATGCTTACATCACTAAACCCTTTACTCGTGAACAACTCATTCGCGCAATCAAGTCTGTTGCTGGCTAA
- a CDS encoding chemotaxis protein CheW: MNSSALVPSSKNSSRRTSGDAYLRFELCPQTSAVLFMRYVQEAMILSARRLTPMPNMPPCMLGLMNRRSRVLWVVDLAQMLGLAILDTNAQQYSLVLIQVGAVSLGLAVQRVEGIAWIDPNQTQPPIGQVLPSLLPYLRGCAVQQQEHRQDILLMLDAEAIAQSPILRNP, translated from the coding sequence ATGAATTCCTCTGCTCTGGTTCCTTCCTCAAAAAATTCCTCTCGTCGTACGTCAGGAGATGCTTACCTGCGGTTTGAATTGTGCCCTCAAACTTCAGCGGTTCTATTCATGCGCTATGTGCAAGAAGCCATGATTTTGTCGGCCCGTCGCCTGACCCCCATGCCCAACATGCCTCCCTGTATGTTGGGGTTGATGAACCGCCGCAGTCGCGTTCTTTGGGTGGTGGATCTAGCGCAAATGCTAGGTTTGGCAATTTTGGATACTAATGCTCAGCAGTACAGTTTAGTGCTCATTCAAGTGGGAGCGGTGTCATTGGGATTAGCGGTACAACGGGTAGAAGGAATTGCTTGGATTGATCCCAACCAAACGCAACCGCCGATCGGTCAAGTGCTACCGTCCTTGCTTCCCTATTTACGAGGCTGTGCCGTTCAACAACAAGAGCACAGACAAGACATTTTGTTGATGCTGGATGCGGAGGCGATCGCCCAGTCTCCGATTTTGCGCAACCCATAA